Part of the Deltaproteobacteria bacterium genome, GCCTCACGGTGGCGCTTCTTGGAAGAAACGACGAGGTGGTCTCGTTCTGCGGAGAACATAGATTAATCCCGTAACCCACACGCTCGAAAAGGAAATCCCGTGAACCTCATCGCGCCTTCAATTCTGTCCGCCGATTTCGCCCGTTTGGGCGAGGAGATCAAGGCCGTGGAAAAGGCCGGAGCCGACTGGATACACGTGGATGTCATGGACGGCCGCTTCGTGCCCCAGATAACCATAGGCCCGGAAATCGTTAGGGCCGCCAAGAGGTCAACCGACCTTCCCCTGGACGTGCATCTCATGATCCTCGAACCCGAACGCTACGTCGAGGACTTCGCAAAAGCCGGGGCCGACATCATCACCATCCACCCGGAATCCACGGTGCACGTCAACCGGGTTCTTGTGCAGATACGCGAGCTTGGCAAAAAGGCCGGGGTCACCATAAACCCCTCCACCCCCCTTGCCGTTTTGGACTGGGTGTGGGAATACTGCGACGTCATCATGCTGATGAGCGTCAACCCCGGTTTCGGCGGCCAGAAGTTCATACCCAACTGCCTGGAAAAGACCCGCGCCCTTGCCCTTATGCGCGATCAAAAAAAGCGCGAGGGAAAGACCAACGCGCTTATCGAAATCGACGGCGGCGTAAAAACCGACAACATCGGCTCCATCGCACAAGCCGGGGCGGATGTCTTAGTGGCGGGCTCGGCGGTTTTCGGAAGCTCCGATTACGCGGCCACAATAAAAAAACTCAAGGAAGAGGCGGGCAAGAGCAATGGCGGATACGCCTGAACCCATACCTGACCGGATATTGGTCATCCACGGCCCGAACCTCAACATGCTTGGGAAACGGGAGCCGGAAATCTACGGATCGACGACGCTGGAGGACATCAACGAAAACCTCTTCATAGTGGGTGAGGAACTGGGCTTCGAGGTCAAATGCTTCCAGTCCAACCACGAAGGGGCGATAGTCGAAAAGCTTCAGTGCGCCATGGGGAATGTAAAGGGCATCATCATAAATCCCGCAGCCTTCACCCATACCTCGGTGGCCATCAGGGACGCCCTTCTGCTCCACAAGGTCCCCATCGTCGAGATTCACCTTTCAAACATATTCAAGCGCGAACCCTTCCGCCATCACTCGTATGTTTCGGATATCGCCAGCGCGGTAATGTGCGGATTCGGCCATAAAGGATACGAAATGGCCCTGAGAGCCATTGTTGATATGATTGCAGACAAATAGCAGCCCGTCTAAAAACGCGAATCGCTGTGTCGCGCATCAAAGCCAATTCCGCCACGTACTTTTAGTACGCTTGCTCAGTGGCTTCTTGCGCTCCTTGCGCTTCATCGTTTTTATCCAGGCTGTGTATCCGGCTTTTTCAACTTGCACTACTTTCTCCCCACCTCACATTTTGGAAAGGTTACGAAAATGGCTCAGGTTATTGCAGACAGGCGGGACATCGATTTCGTGCTCTACGAGCAGCTTGACACCGAAGCTTTGGTGAAGCATCCGCGTTATGCCGAGTTCAACAAAAAGACCTTCGATCTTCTGGTGAACGAGGCCCGGAATTTCGCGGTGAAGGAAATCCTTCCCATGCTGGCGGATTCCGACAAGAACGGAGCGCGCTTTGAAAACGGCAAGGTCATCACCCCGGATGCATACAAGAAGGCATACAAGAACTTCTGCCAGGGCGAGTGGATCGCCATGTCCGAAGACCCCGAAGTAGGCGGCCAGGGGGTTCCCCACACGGTGAGCCAGGCGGCCCTTGACTACCTCATCGGCGCCTCCTTCGCCTTCATCGCCTACGGCATGGCGGGCCACGGAACGGCAAAAATGATCGAGATTTTCGGCACGCCCAAGCAGAAGGAGCTTTACCTCGGCAAGCTCTACTCCGGCGCATGGGGCGGCACGATGGTCCTCACCGAGCCCGAAGCCGGAAGCGACGTCGGAAACCTCACAACCACCGCCCGCAGAAACGATGACGGCACTTTCACCATCACCGGAAACAAAATCTTCATAACCAACGGCGAGCAGGACTTAACGCCCAACATCATCCACCCGGTTCTGGCCCGCATCGAAGGCGCGCCCAAGGGCACCAAGGGCATATCGCTTTTCATCGTCCCCAAAATCTGGGTGAACGAGGACGGCTCCCTTGGCGAGGAAAACGACGTTGTGTGCACTGGCATCGAGGAGAAAATGGGCCTGCACGGAAGCGCCACCACAAGCCTCACCTTCGGCGGCAAGGGCAAATGCCGTGGCGTTTTGCTGGGCGAGGAAAACAAGGGCATGAGGGTGATGTTTTACATGATGAACGAGGCCCGGCTCGCAGTGGGCGCAATCGGAGCCTGCAACGCCTCCACCGCCTACCTCTACGCTCTTAATTACGCACGCGAGCGCAAGCAGGGGCGCGACCTCATGGAGGCCATGAACCCTGCGGCCCCGCCCGTTGCCATCATCAACCACCCGGACGTCAAAAGAATGCTACTTTGGATGAAGGCCCACGCCGAAGGAACCCGAAGCCTGGTTTACTACTGCGCGAACCTCTTCGACAAGATACACACCGCCGCAAACGACGAGGAAAAGGAACTCTGCCAGGGCCTGGTGGAATTTCTCACTCCCATCATAAAAAGCTACTGCACGGATCGCGGCTTCGAGGCCGCAGTTATGGCCATCCAGGTTTACGGCGGCTACGGCTACACCCAGGAATTCCCGGTGGAGCAGCTCGCCCGCGACTCCAAGATCAACTCCATCTACGAGGGCACCAACGGCATACAGGCAATGGACCTTCTGGGCCGCAAGCTCGGCCAGAAGGGCGGCAAGTACTTCCTCTCTTTCCTCAATGAAGTAAAACTGACGGCCCAACGCGCCGACGCCCTTCCGGCCCTGTCCGATCTCGCTGGCCGCGTGGTGAAGGCCGCAGACCGCCTCTCCGAAACAGCCATGGCCCTTGGAGCCACCGCCATGAGCGCCAAGGTCAAGACTGCCTTCGCCTTCTCCTTCCCCTTCCTGGAATGCGCGGGAGACCTCGTAATGGCCTGGATGCTCCTGTGGCGGGCGACGATTGCGGCGGAAAAACTGGCCGGGACCAACGACGCCAAGAATACGGCCTTCTACGAGGGCCAGATCGCCAGCGCCCGGTACTTCATACGCAGCATCCTGCCCGTGACCCTTGGCCGCATGGACGCCATAAACGGCATGGATACGGCGGTCGAAGACATCACCGACGCCATGTTCGGGGCGTAATAAATACGCCTGTCCAAAAACGCGAACTGCTGTGTCAGAGCAAAGCGGGCGGGTCGGAATGTACGAAAAGTACTATTCCGACCCGCCCGCTTCACTCTTCCTTGCATTTCATCGTTTTTGATCAGGCTTCGCATCGAGCCGCTTTGGAGGGGTGACAAAAGATTGAAGGTTTTCCAGGCAGGGCGGGTCCGAGCTTAACGGCGCGTACCCGCACTGCCATTTTCGTTTTTCTTTCCAACCCCAACCCCCCGTCCCTGAACCGGAAAAAAATGAAGGGCCTGCCCGGAATCTGGGAGGCCCGCATAACCCACGGCTGGCGCTTCACCTTCCAGGTGACGGACGATCTCTACATCCTCCGCAATATCGGCACGCATGACGTTTTGGAAAATCCTTGATACCCTGCAGCCAACATCTTTGAGGCATGAATTAAAATGAAAAAAATCATATTGATTATTGTTTTGTTTATGTCAACTTTTGTTTGGGCTGATAGCCCTCCTGATTGGCGAACCAATTATACTATTGAATCCATGAATAAAAAATTTACTGCTGAAATATCTCCTGTGAGAATGGGTGCAAAAGAGAAACCATGGGAATGGAAGTATCAAATTGTTGTTAACGAGACAGGAAAAAAATTACCACAGATTTGGAAAAAAGAGTATTTCCACACTGGTTATAGCGATGGGATGTTATCAAATGATGGAAAATATTTCGTATATATTGAATTTTGGTACTATTCTACAGGAGATTTGATAACCGTATATTCATCTAAATATATTAAAGGCTGGAATGCTTCCGATCTGTCAGTCTCATCATGGTGGCTAACAAAGACAGTTTCTCACAAATTATGGTTGAGTGATGATAATTCGCCGGAATTTATTGAGAAGGATGGAAAAACAATTGGCTTGCGAATATTTACAGTCAAAGGCCAAAGAAAAATCTTCTTCTGATTATATGAAAATGAAAGATATCCCCAAAGTAAGCATTCGTCAAACAGCGCCATCACCGGTAACTGGGGCGGGAAGGCTCACCTCTTCGCCGAACCGGATGAACCGGCCATGCGGGCGCGGGATTTCTGGGCGCTGGCAAGGAGGAAGAAGGTTCCGACAAGGCCTGTGAAGGCTGCGAAAAGCTCGATGAGCCCGATCTGGGCCGCGTCCCGTATGGATTTCTCCAGGGCGGAAATCTCGTTGGCGGACGCGTTGGACGAGGGATTCCAGGTCAGAAAAATAACCTCCCCTGCAACAAAGCCCGCTGTCCACAAAAAAAGCGCGTAAAAAAGATGCCGGCCCGAAAATCCGGGCTGGGCGTTTTTTGCGGCGAGCGCGGTGGAAAAACTTCCCAGCATCCATCCAGCCACCCATAAAAGGATGTCGTACTCACCGGTCTGCCGGGCAAGAAAGGCCCCAAGGCTCCAGCCCAGGGCCACCAGAAGGACGTGGCGGAAGAGGAAGCCGGGGGCTGCGAAGCGAAGGGCGAAGCCGGTGAGAATGCCCGCAGGGATCCAGCCCACGGCAAGGGGTGCTATAAGCTCGCCCTGGGCCATGAAAAATTCCACGCCGCCCGAAAGAATCCATCCCAAAAGGCACAGGCCCACGGTTTTTGCGAAAAGCGCAGCCCGGCTTTCGGCTGAAAGCGGCTTTTCGCAGTAGGCGCAGCGCACCTGCGACAACGAAGCGCCTCGCGCCACGCGCACCTTCTGGCCGCACGAGGGGCAGACCCTGAGCGTAAAGCTCCTCTCCCGCGTGTTGCTGCGCCCGGGACCGTTTGTGGTCCGGCGGGAAGGCCGGGCCGGTATCCTTTCCCTCACGGCTTCTTCTTCCCTGTAATCGGGTACTGGTTCTGCCGCCGCCTCGTTCCGATCCCCAGGTGATTCCCTTTCCAGCTCCGGCCTTGGGACGAATTCCGCCGGACTCTTTTCGGCTTCTCCCTCCAAGGGGGAAAGGGCCTGGGCAACCTCGGCGAAATCGGCGTACCGGTCCTCCGCCTCAAAGGATAGGCAGCGGGAGATAACCGAGCGGATGGATTCCGGCACGTCGGTGCGCGAAAAGGTGACGCCCTGGTCGCGCAGAAGCCTCAAGCGCGCTATGAAGTCCTCCTCCTCGTAGGGAAGAACCCCCTCCCACAAAAAATAGGAAACAAGGCCGAATGAATAGATGATGGCCGGAACCCGGGCGGGCTCGGCTTTCAAAATTGTTTCCGGCGCGGCCCAGTTGGGGGTGAACTGGGCCCTTGCGGTGGAGGAAACCGACGAAAGGCGTTTTAGGCCCCCCAAATCGCCCACCACGAGGTCGCCGGAGCCGGTGAAAAGGAGGTTTGAAGGCTTGAGATCGGTGACCAGGAAGGTTTCCCCGCACTCGGCGGTAAGGCGTTTCAGGACCTGGGCCAAATCCTTCATGAGGCCGATTATCCGGGCCGGGGGCAGGCCCTCGGCTGCGTCCACCACGTAGTCCCGAAGGTTTTTCGGGCAAAGCTCCATCATGATGACCAAGTACCCGCGCGCCTGGGTGGGGGTGACCTCCTTTCCCACCAGGTGGAAGTCATGAATCTTCATGACCCCCATGCCTTCGATTTTTTCGTAGTACTGCTGGACCGCGTGGAAGTCCTGGCTGATCTTGGAATCCATCTCGGTTCCGCTGGGCGCGAGCCGGGAGCGCTCCACCACCAGAGGAACCACCTTCACGGCGCGGGTTTTGAGGCCGTCCTCGATGCGGTAGACCGCGCCGTAGATTCCCTCGCCAAGGGAGCCGGTGACCTTGTAGGTGGGCAGGCACTGTCTTATTATTTCGATCATGGAACCGACTCGATCCGGGCGAGGATCATGCTTGCGTTGTCCTTCATCCCCAAGGCTTTGAGCAGGTTGAAAAGCTTTTCGGCGTTTTTCAGGGGATCGTCCGAGAGCTCCTCGAAAAGGCGGCGATCAGGCAGCATGTCGGAGACGCCGTCCGAGCAGAGCATGTAAACCGCGCCGGGCTCGGCCTTTTCCTCGTAAAAGTAAATAGGCTGGTTTATGTCCCACCTGTCCGCAAAGGTGGGGCCAAGGCCGAAATCCACAAGGTTGCGAAAGGGATGGGCAAATGCCTCGGAGTCGGTTATCAGCTTGTCGTCAACCAGCCTTTGCACGAAGGAATGATCATGGGAAAGCCTGACAAGTCCGTCCGGCCCGAACCTGTAAGCCCTGGAATCCCCGGC contains:
- a CDS encoding ribulose-phosphate 3-epimerase — translated: MNLIAPSILSADFARLGEEIKAVEKAGADWIHVDVMDGRFVPQITIGPEIVRAAKRSTDLPLDVHLMILEPERYVEDFAKAGADIITIHPESTVHVNRVLVQIRELGKKAGVTINPSTPLAVLDWVWEYCDVIMLMSVNPGFGGQKFIPNCLEKTRALALMRDQKKREGKTNALIEIDGGVKTDNIGSIAQAGADVLVAGSAVFGSSDYAATIKKLKEEAGKSNGGYA
- the aroQ gene encoding type II 3-dehydroquinate dehydratase; translated protein: MADTPEPIPDRILVIHGPNLNMLGKREPEIYGSTTLEDINENLFIVGEELGFEVKCFQSNHEGAIVEKLQCAMGNVKGIIINPAAFTHTSVAIRDALLLHKVPIVEIHLSNIFKREPFRHHSYVSDIASAVMCGFGHKGYEMALRAIVDMIADK
- a CDS encoding acyl-CoA dehydrogenase, which gives rise to MAQVIADRRDIDFVLYEQLDTEALVKHPRYAEFNKKTFDLLVNEARNFAVKEILPMLADSDKNGARFENGKVITPDAYKKAYKNFCQGEWIAMSEDPEVGGQGVPHTVSQAALDYLIGASFAFIAYGMAGHGTAKMIEIFGTPKQKELYLGKLYSGAWGGTMVLTEPEAGSDVGNLTTTARRNDDGTFTITGNKIFITNGEQDLTPNIIHPVLARIEGAPKGTKGISLFIVPKIWVNEDGSLGEENDVVCTGIEEKMGLHGSATTSLTFGGKGKCRGVLLGEENKGMRVMFYMMNEARLAVGAIGACNASTAYLYALNYARERKQGRDLMEAMNPAAPPVAIINHPDVKRMLLWMKAHAEGTRSLVYYCANLFDKIHTAANDEEKELCQGLVEFLTPIIKSYCTDRGFEAAVMAIQVYGGYGYTQEFPVEQLARDSKINSIYEGTNGIQAMDLLGRKLGQKGGKYFLSFLNEVKLTAQRADALPALSDLAGRVVKAADRLSETAMALGATAMSAKVKTAFAFSFPFLECAGDLVMAWMLLWRATIAAEKLAGTNDAKNTAFYEGQIASARYFIRSILPVTLGRMDAINGMDTAVEDITDAMFGA
- a CDS encoding protein kinase yields the protein MIEIIRQCLPTYKVTGSLGEGIYGAVYRIEDGLKTRAVKVVPLVVERSRLAPSGTEMDSKISQDFHAVQQYYEKIEGMGVMKIHDFHLVGKEVTPTQARGYLVIMMELCPKNLRDYVVDAAEGLPPARIIGLMKDLAQVLKRLTAECGETFLVTDLKPSNLLFTGSGDLVVGDLGGLKRLSSVSSTARAQFTPNWAAPETILKAEPARVPAIIYSFGLVSYFLWEGVLPYEEEDFIARLRLLRDQGVTFSRTDVPESIRSVISRCLSFEAEDRYADFAEVAQALSPLEGEAEKSPAEFVPRPELERESPGDRNEAAAEPVPDYREEEAVRERIPARPSRRTTNGPGRSNTRERSFTLRVCPSCGQKVRVARGASLSQVRCAYCEKPLSAESRAALFAKTVGLCLLGWILSGGVEFFMAQGELIAPLAVGWIPAGILTGFALRFAAPGFLFRHVLLVALGWSLGAFLARQTGEYDILLWVAGWMLGSFSTALAAKNAQPGFSGRHLFYALFLWTAGFVAGEVIFLTWNPSSNASANEISALEKSIRDAAQIGLIELFAAFTGLVGTFFLLASAQKSRARMAGSSGSAKR
- a CDS encoding serine/threonine-protein phosphatase; this encodes MKASLCCSMNIGPRPNQQDAIYAAGRVFQAENIVMRDVFSGPLLVLGVCDGLGGHAAGETASRFVCEKLEGVFAADGLDQPGIGNAFGAVQADMASGQVDPDSGTTMCALACDGSRVVVVNAGDSRAYRFGPDGLVRLSHDHSFVQRLVDDKLITDSEAFAHPFRNLVDFGLGPTFADRWDINQPIYFYEEKAEPGAVYMLCSDGVSDMLPDRRLFEELSDDPLKNAEKLFNLLKALGMKDNASMILARIESVP